One Streptosporangium sp. NBC_01495 DNA window includes the following coding sequences:
- a CDS encoding ATP-binding protein, with the protein MLIERVPVPDPGEYGKPRNRFRMTAWCLPPGNAARRAREVFRDQLSRLPMAADVLDELEIVVSELVTNATRYAPGPYELRLLHDHGLPVRAEVVDAGAGTTLIDHLLNRSPPVPERIDDLELGGRGLRIVTELTHGRCGTQWTRLCGTGQLGTGVWFDLPIRPHQP; encoded by the coding sequence ATGCTCATCGAGCGCGTTCCCGTCCCGGACCCCGGCGAGTACGGCAAACCCCGCAACCGCTTCCGGATGACCGCCTGGTGCCTGCCTCCGGGCAACGCGGCCCGGCGGGCCCGGGAGGTGTTCCGCGATCAGCTGTCCAGGCTGCCCATGGCCGCCGACGTGCTCGACGAGCTGGAGATCGTGGTCTCCGAGCTGGTCACCAACGCCACCCGCTACGCCCCCGGCCCCTACGAACTCCGCCTCCTGCACGACCACGGCCTGCCCGTCCGCGCCGAGGTCGTCGACGCCGGAGCCGGAACCACCCTCATCGACCACCTGTTGAACCGCTCCCCGCCCGTCCCCGAGCGCATCGACGACCTCGAACTCGGCGGCCGAGGCCTGCGCATCGTCACCGAACTCACCCACGGGCGCTGCGGCACCCAATGGACCCGCCTGTGCGGCACCGGCCAACTCGGCACCGGCGTCTGGTTCGACCTCCCCATCCGGCCTCACCAGCCCTAA
- a CDS encoding helix-turn-helix domain-containing protein, giving the protein MSTRQLSPAQRAAEALGQRLREIRTGANLTGRVLASETGWHYTKISRMEHGGKTPTEEEIRIWCRICDAEDQIPDLIATVQSIQSMYQEFRRQTHSGMKRLMQVHVPLYERTSLFRIYEHNAIPGLFQTADYAAAMLSFWISFLDTPNDLEASVVARMERQRVIYQAGKHFSVLIEEQSLRTWFGTAEVQAGQLDRLLTVMSLPTVSIGIIPMMIERPCVSSTGFWIFDDEFVCLETPTANIEVTRPSEVKLYLRMFGHLASVAVYGKAARHIITSVAQELPSTK; this is encoded by the coding sequence GTGAGTACACGCCAACTTAGTCCCGCTCAGCGGGCCGCCGAAGCCCTCGGACAGCGCCTTCGTGAGATTCGTACGGGCGCCAACTTAACCGGACGCGTCCTGGCGTCCGAAACGGGTTGGCATTACACCAAGATCAGCCGCATGGAACACGGGGGCAAAACTCCCACAGAGGAGGAGATCCGGATCTGGTGTCGGATCTGCGACGCCGAGGACCAGATTCCGGATCTTATCGCCACCGTTCAGTCAATCCAGTCCATGTACCAGGAGTTCCGGCGTCAGACGCATTCTGGTATGAAGCGCCTGATGCAGGTGCATGTCCCCCTGTACGAGCGAACTTCACTATTTCGGATCTATGAGCATAATGCGATTCCCGGCTTGTTCCAGACGGCCGACTACGCAGCCGCGATGCTCTCGTTCTGGATCTCGTTTCTCGACACCCCGAACGACCTGGAAGCCTCCGTGGTCGCCCGCATGGAGCGTCAGCGGGTCATCTATCAGGCGGGCAAGCATTTCAGCGTGCTCATAGAGGAACAGTCCCTGCGGACATGGTTCGGTACGGCCGAAGTGCAGGCCGGACAGCTTGACCGCCTGCTCACCGTCATGTCGTTGCCGACGGTCTCGATCGGCATCATCCCTATGATGATCGAGCGGCCCTGTGTGTCGTCCACCGGCTTCTGGATCTTCGATGACGAATTCGTGTGCCTGGAGACACCGACTGCGAACATCGAAGTCACCCGCCCTTCCGAAGTCAAGTTGTACTTACGCATGTTCGGTCATCTCGCGAGCGTCGCTGTCTACGGGAAGGCCGCGCGCCACATCATCACTTCAGTTGCGCAGGAACTGCCCTCCACGAAATAG
- a CDS encoding DUF6879 family protein, protein MNISDDAFEELLTGFEHSAVHLETRDAYGTSVELPYMAKWAAGEPDDLEWLQGWCATLREHVKAGKTVRRARIVSEPLSDYQRWSYSIAHPMVEAGEDIRWVPRRLVSSTPLPGNDFYLFDDSLAVFLHYAGNGLGRAKVTSTDPGDIALCKSAFETVWKFAIPHSEYTPT, encoded by the coding sequence ATGAACATCTCTGATGACGCGTTCGAGGAGCTGTTGACCGGCTTCGAGCACAGCGCCGTCCACCTGGAAACGCGGGACGCCTACGGCACCTCGGTGGAACTGCCCTATATGGCCAAGTGGGCGGCCGGAGAGCCGGATGACCTGGAGTGGCTACAGGGCTGGTGCGCCACACTGCGCGAACACGTGAAAGCAGGCAAGACGGTACGAAGGGCGCGTATCGTGTCGGAGCCGCTGAGCGACTATCAGCGCTGGTCGTACAGCATCGCTCATCCGATGGTGGAAGCAGGCGAGGACATCCGCTGGGTTCCTCGCCGTCTGGTCTCGTCGACGCCCCTGCCGGGCAACGACTTCTACCTGTTCGACGATAGCCTGGCGGTGTTCCTCCACTACGCTGGCAACGGCCTGGGAAGAGCGAAGGTGACTTCTACGGATCCAGGCGACATAGCGCTGTGCAAGAGCGCTTTTGAGACCGTCTGGAAGTTCGCGATCCCCCACAGTGAGTACACGCCAACTTAG
- a CDS encoding DUF397 domain-containing protein encodes MTPDLYEKTDLSAAKFTLIPCGGSNDDDGEGEACPEMAVVGDGVFALRDSKNHGAGTLLFNGAELAALRDGIGGLI; translated from the coding sequence ATGACACCCGACTTGTACGAAAAAACGGACCTGTCCGCCGCGAAGTTCACCCTCATTCCTTGCGGCGGGTCGAACGACGACGACGGCGAGGGCGAGGCGTGCCCGGAGATGGCCGTCGTCGGTGACGGCGTCTTCGCTCTGCGCGACAGCAAGAACCATGGAGCGGGAACGCTCCTGTTCAACGGTGCCGAGTTGGCCGCTTTGCGCGACGGCATCGGCGGCCTGATCTAG
- a CDS encoding Mut7-C RNAse domain-containing protein, with protein sequence MSEESDVHLRIATELLLFLPARRRREWQRVTPDGTSTLGHVVESLGVPLPEVGPLTVEDAEVGRSYQPVAGDVVHVHAVPRPQRVPLEPGQHTPRFLLDVHLGTLARRLRLLGVDATYHNDMDDPSLVAEANRERRVLLTQDHGLLCRRALWLGAYVRGTKADDQLRDLLERFAPPLRPWTRCTACNGELAPVDKTEVDRLLEAGTRRSYDVYGRCSECGQVYWRGAHSEHLEEIVRSAMRMVHPESQVSGGPR encoded by the coding sequence GTGAGCGAAGAATCCGATGTCCACCTGCGCATCGCCACCGAGTTGCTGCTGTTCCTGCCCGCGCGGCGGCGGCGTGAGTGGCAGCGGGTGACACCCGACGGAACATCGACGCTGGGCCATGTCGTGGAGTCACTCGGCGTTCCGCTGCCCGAGGTGGGGCCGCTGACCGTCGAGGACGCGGAGGTCGGCAGGTCCTATCAGCCCGTCGCCGGTGACGTGGTCCACGTTCACGCCGTGCCCCGCCCCCAGCGGGTGCCCCTCGAACCGGGGCAACACACGCCCCGCTTCCTGCTCGACGTCCATCTGGGCACTCTCGCGCGACGGCTCCGGCTGCTGGGCGTGGACGCGACGTACCACAACGACATGGACGACCCCTCGCTGGTCGCCGAGGCGAACAGGGAACGCCGCGTGCTGCTGACCCAGGACCACGGCCTGCTGTGCCGCCGGGCGCTCTGGCTCGGCGCCTACGTACGCGGCACCAAAGCGGACGACCAGCTCCGCGACCTGCTGGAGCGATTCGCGCCACCACTGCGGCCGTGGACCCGCTGCACGGCCTGCAACGGGGAGCTGGCCCCCGTCGACAAGACCGAGGTCGACCGCCTACTGGAGGCCGGGACCAGACGCTCCTACGACGTCTACGGCCGATGCTCGGAATGCGGCCAGGTCTACTGGCGCGGCGCGCACAGCGAGCACCTGGAGGAGATCGTACGGTCGGCCATGCGCATGGTCCATCCGGAATCACAGGTCAGCGGGGGCCCACGCTGA
- a CDS encoding SAM-dependent methyltransferase, with the protein MADEPTVSNPSSDPSEGAESSGLARINAEVPHSARIWNYLLGGKDNFAVDREAGERVSAVFPGMVDVARHSRYMLARVVRHLAGEAGIRQFLDIGTGLPTVDNTHEVAQRVAPDSRVVYVDNDPLVLVHARALLTSTPEGATDYIESDVRDPEHILRAAAKTLDLGRPTALMLMGIMGLIGDHDEALSIVRRLMRDLPSGSYLALYDGVDTDPAYVEAMRRHNSGSGVVPYTPRSPELITRYFDGLTLLEPGVVPVQRWRPEPAPWGDAPEVACAGGVARKP; encoded by the coding sequence ATGGCCGATGAGCCGACCGTCTCGAACCCGTCGTCCGATCCGTCAGAGGGCGCGGAGAGTTCCGGGTTGGCACGGATCAATGCCGAGGTGCCGCACTCGGCTCGCATCTGGAACTACCTGCTGGGCGGGAAGGACAACTTCGCCGTCGACCGCGAGGCGGGCGAGAGGGTGTCCGCCGTCTTCCCCGGCATGGTCGACGTCGCCCGCCACTCCCGGTACATGCTCGCCCGCGTGGTGCGTCACCTGGCCGGTGAGGCGGGCATCCGCCAGTTCCTGGACATCGGCACCGGGCTGCCGACCGTCGACAACACCCACGAGGTCGCCCAGCGGGTGGCACCGGACTCGCGCGTCGTCTACGTGGACAACGACCCCCTGGTGCTGGTGCACGCTCGGGCGCTGCTCACCAGCACGCCCGAGGGCGCCACCGACTACATCGAGTCGGACGTGCGCGACCCCGAGCACATCCTGCGGGCGGCGGCAAAGACACTGGACCTCGGCCGGCCCACCGCGCTCATGCTGATGGGCATCATGGGCCTGATCGGCGACCACGACGAGGCGCTCTCGATCGTGCGCCGGTTGATGCGGGACCTGCCCTCGGGCAGCTACCTGGCGCTCTACGACGGCGTCGACACCGACCCCGCGTACGTCGAGGCGATGCGCCGCCACAACTCGGGAAGCGGCGTGGTCCCCTACACACCGCGCAGCCCGGAGCTGATCACCCGCTACTTCGACGGCCTGACGCTGCTGGAGCCCGGCGTCGTACCGGTGCAGCGGTGGCGGCCGGAACCCGCTCCCTGGGGCGACGCGCCCGAGGTGGCCTGCGCCGGAGGCGTCGCGCGCAAACCCTAG
- a CDS encoding NUDIX hydrolase, with product MNRALAQDTKGNALMAFLPTAHVTDVPDDAPMPAALVAVWCGRHLLLVFDRFRGEWELPGGGIDPGETPLQAAVRELHEESGLHLPTLTLAGYARFRLVGPPRDEYAAIYTAHVPALHHAFTPNQEISAIRWWDTAGAPPSDTQVIDVALAQHTRQQHSQD from the coding sequence ATGAATCGAGCCCTGGCCCAGGACACGAAGGGGAACGCGCTGATGGCGTTCCTGCCGACCGCACACGTCACCGACGTGCCGGACGACGCGCCGATGCCCGCGGCTTTGGTCGCGGTCTGGTGCGGCCGGCACCTGCTGCTGGTCTTCGACCGCTTCCGTGGAGAGTGGGAACTACCCGGCGGCGGGATCGATCCCGGCGAGACACCTCTCCAAGCCGCCGTACGGGAACTCCACGAGGAGAGCGGCCTGCACCTGCCCACCCTCACCCTCGCCGGATACGCACGCTTCCGGCTCGTCGGCCCACCACGCGACGAATACGCCGCGATCTACACCGCCCACGTCCCCGCCCTCCACCACGCCTTCACCCCCAACCAGGAGATCAGCGCCATCCGCTGGTGGGACACCGCCGGCGCCCCGCCCAGCGACACCCAGGTCATCGACGTGGCCCTGGCGCAACACACCCGCCAACAGCACTCACAGGACTGA
- a CDS encoding glycosyl hydrolase family 95 catalytic domain-containing protein has translation MRNTRGVLAAAVMATALTGSLVTALPATAAAPTTDEQWNEIQSLVGPVKGRWTNQSHSGSVNSSMPDTALLGNGDVGVTSGGGDGYKTFHISKGNFWTAAPSPSLVALGSVTITPDTTITASNLALGATAASSSSHPAFPAGRAVSGAWAAGYEGWVSDVGKPQWLRLDLGSAKTFRRYILRHDAAARPGETANTSKNWTLEASTDGTDWTTIDTVANNNLATTDRTFPEVTARYLRLNLTEPTQGTTSDSINNPRARIGQFELYDVEGPTAPTGPFLEEQNIVKGDVDTSMVINGTPVTMKTFMGADSNLVVTSITSRGTAPVRLRAQTTVGAQGGRNMPVATGVSGDTQWATRSTSSGGAWVSRASLATRVIGGTRLGAPSGGRINFELAPGETVDIVTAVTGGGANNPDPGPAAVDLAGAQTASSVDALYAEHLDWWKDYWLRSYVDLDDDVLERFYYSSLYFLGSSLREGKTASGLYGIWATSDNPLWGGDMHMNYNWQANYYGVYSSNRPELALPYFDLVTDYLPQARERARTDLRDIKADYVDGRFPSGGMPSGVLFPVGIGPFGATVGDIYHQQVVNSLFAVTQYLSYWEYTRDEEWLRQTGYPFMKEVAAFFENWLERDEATGRYFSMGGPHEGTWGKNSSADLGILKHLLTTLEEASTRLDVDADRRWTWGKILRNLPPAPTTVHNGKTVYALGEPGTLVGLPAIRPGDNTVNLEFIHPGDQIGIGSPEIERQTAIDTITAMNAWGQDNSFPKVFTQAARVGYPAQTIIDRLKQQITNRSVANLRIADGYHGLEKAGAIEALNNMLVQSWNGLVQVFPVWPAGKSGAFHNLREKGGLVISAKRTGDAVEYITVKSEQGGKLEIKNPWTGTKVDVSVDNGTVSNIGAGKATLRVVAEKGATYTFTPAR, from the coding sequence ATGAGAAACACGCGAGGCGTCCTGGCGGCCGCCGTCATGGCGACGGCGCTCACCGGCTCGCTGGTCACGGCGCTCCCCGCCACGGCCGCGGCCCCGACCACCGACGAGCAGTGGAACGAGATCCAGTCGCTCGTCGGCCCGGTCAAGGGCCGCTGGACCAACCAGAGCCACTCCGGCTCGGTCAACAGCAGCATGCCCGACACGGCCCTCCTCGGAAACGGCGACGTCGGAGTGACCTCCGGCGGCGGCGACGGCTACAAGACCTTCCACATCTCCAAGGGCAACTTCTGGACCGCCGCGCCCAGCCCCTCGCTGGTCGCCCTCGGCTCCGTGACGATCACGCCCGACACCACCATCACCGCCTCCAACCTGGCGCTCGGTGCCACCGCCGCCTCCTCCAGCAGCCACCCGGCCTTCCCGGCCGGCCGCGCGGTCAGCGGCGCCTGGGCGGCCGGCTACGAAGGCTGGGTCTCCGATGTCGGCAAGCCGCAGTGGCTCCGGCTCGACCTGGGCTCCGCGAAGACCTTCCGGCGTTACATCCTGCGCCACGACGCCGCGGCCCGCCCCGGCGAGACGGCCAACACCAGCAAGAACTGGACCCTTGAGGCCAGCACCGACGGCACCGACTGGACCACGATCGACACCGTCGCGAACAACAACCTCGCGACGACCGACCGCACCTTCCCGGAGGTGACCGCGCGCTACCTGCGCCTGAACCTGACCGAGCCGACGCAGGGCACCACCTCCGACTCGATCAACAACCCGCGGGCCCGCATCGGGCAGTTCGAGCTCTACGACGTCGAGGGCCCCACCGCCCCGACCGGCCCCTTCCTCGAAGAGCAGAACATCGTCAAGGGTGACGTCGACACCTCGATGGTGATCAACGGCACCCCGGTGACCATGAAGACCTTCATGGGCGCCGACAGCAACCTGGTGGTCACCTCGATCACCTCACGGGGCACCGCGCCGGTCCGGCTGCGCGCGCAGACCACCGTCGGCGCCCAGGGCGGCCGGAACATGCCCGTCGCCACCGGCGTGTCCGGCGACACCCAGTGGGCCACCCGATCGACCTCCTCCGGCGGCGCCTGGGTCTCCCGCGCCTCGCTGGCGACCCGCGTCATCGGCGGCACCCGGCTCGGCGCCCCCTCGGGCGGCCGGATCAACTTCGAACTGGCTCCCGGCGAGACCGTCGACATCGTGACCGCCGTCACCGGCGGCGGCGCGAACAACCCCGACCCCGGCCCCGCCGCGGTCGACCTGGCCGGCGCCCAGACCGCCTCCTCGGTCGACGCGCTCTACGCCGAGCACCTGGACTGGTGGAAGGACTACTGGCTGCGCTCGTACGTCGACCTCGACGACGACGTGCTGGAGAGGTTCTACTACAGCTCGCTGTACTTCCTGGGCTCCTCGCTGCGCGAGGGCAAGACCGCCTCCGGTCTGTACGGCATCTGGGCGACGTCGGACAACCCCCTGTGGGGTGGCGACATGCACATGAACTACAACTGGCAGGCCAATTACTACGGCGTCTACAGCAGCAACCGGCCGGAGCTGGCGCTGCCGTACTTCGACCTGGTGACCGACTACCTGCCGCAGGCGCGCGAACGGGCCAGGACCGACCTGCGTGACATCAAGGCCGACTACGTCGACGGCCGCTTCCCGTCCGGCGGCATGCCCTCCGGCGTGCTGTTCCCGGTGGGCATCGGGCCGTTCGGCGCGACCGTCGGCGACATCTACCACCAGCAGGTGGTGAACTCGCTGTTCGCGGTGACGCAGTACCTGTCGTACTGGGAGTACACCCGGGACGAGGAGTGGCTGCGCCAGACCGGCTACCCGTTCATGAAGGAGGTCGCCGCCTTCTTCGAGAACTGGCTGGAGCGCGACGAGGCCACCGGCCGGTACTTCTCCATGGGCGGCCCCCACGAGGGCACCTGGGGCAAGAACTCCAGCGCCGACCTGGGCATCCTGAAGCACCTGCTCACCACCCTGGAAGAGGCGAGCACCCGCCTCGACGTCGACGCCGACCGGCGCTGGACGTGGGGCAAGATCCTGCGCAACCTCCCGCCGGCGCCCACCACCGTCCACAACGGCAAGACGGTGTACGCCCTGGGCGAGCCCGGCACCCTGGTCGGCCTCCCTGCCATCCGCCCCGGTGACAACACCGTCAACCTGGAGTTCATCCACCCGGGTGACCAGATCGGCATCGGCTCGCCCGAGATCGAGCGGCAGACCGCGATCGACACCATCACCGCGATGAACGCGTGGGGTCAGGACAACAGCTTCCCGAAGGTCTTCACCCAGGCCGCCCGGGTCGGCTACCCCGCCCAGACGATCATCGACCGTCTCAAGCAGCAGATCACCAACAGGTCGGTGGCGAACCTGCGGATCGCCGACGGCTACCACGGCCTGGAGAAGGCCGGCGCGATCGAGGCCCTGAACAACATGCTGGTCCAGAGCTGGAACGGCCTGGTCCAGGTCTTCCCGGTCTGGCCCGCGGGCAAGAGCGGCGCGTTCCACAACCTGCGAGAGAAGGGCGGCCTGGTCATCAGCGCCAAGCGCACCGGTGACGCGGTGGAGTACATCACCGTGAAGAGCGAGCAGGGCGGCAAACTCGAGATCAAGAACCCGTGGACGGGGACGAAGGTCGACGTGTCGGTGGACAACGGGACGGTGAGCAACATCGGCGCGGGGAAGGCGACGCTGCGCGTCGTGGCCGAGAAGGGCGCGACCTACACCTTCACGCCCGCCCGGTAA
- a CDS encoding cytochrome P450, whose translation MLPLHMRRQEFDPDPELAAVREQPGLRRVPTPYGREAWLVTRYDDVRHVLRNAELFSYGSGISLPPMSEEQSRRLRAGSLLLMDPPDHTRLRRMLTPEFTMRRIRRLEPRVHEIVADHLDAMERTGAPADLISEFATPIPSLVICELLGVPYEDRESFQARTRSILDFNQPPEARGKAQMEASMYMAELVGRARVEPGEDLLGMLVREHGDQISDDELAGIGGLLLVAGHETTASMIGLGTLAMLRHPDQLDLVRADPDRVEGMVEELLRWLTIIHQGAAKVASADTEIAGVPIAKGDVVVVSLPAANRDPALAEDPDRFDIQRPDMPHVAFGYGAHHCIGAPLARMEMRIAFSALFDRFPGLREAGEPEFRSFNVVYGLTSFPVAW comes from the coding sequence ATGTTGCCCCTCCATATGCGCCGCCAGGAGTTCGATCCCGACCCCGAACTGGCCGCCGTCCGCGAGCAGCCGGGCCTGCGACGGGTGCCGACGCCCTACGGCCGCGAGGCCTGGCTGGTCACCCGATATGACGACGTGCGTCACGTGCTCAGGAACGCCGAGCTGTTCAGCTACGGCAGCGGCATATCCCTGCCGCCCATGAGCGAGGAGCAGTCCAGGCGGTTACGCGCCGGCTCGCTGCTCCTGATGGACCCGCCCGACCACACCCGCCTGCGCCGCATGCTCACCCCCGAGTTCACGATGCGCCGCATCCGCCGCCTGGAGCCGCGCGTCCACGAGATCGTCGCCGACCACCTGGACGCGATGGAACGCACCGGCGCCCCGGCCGACCTGATCTCCGAGTTCGCCACACCGATCCCGTCGCTGGTCATCTGCGAACTGCTGGGTGTGCCCTACGAGGACAGGGAGTCCTTCCAGGCGCGTACCCGGTCGATCCTCGACTTCAACCAGCCACCGGAGGCACGCGGGAAGGCCCAGATGGAGGCCTCCATGTACATGGCCGAGCTGGTCGGCCGGGCCCGGGTCGAGCCGGGCGAGGACCTGCTCGGCATGCTCGTCCGCGAGCACGGCGACCAGATATCGGACGACGAGCTGGCCGGCATCGGCGGACTGCTGCTGGTGGCGGGCCACGAGACGACGGCCAGCATGATCGGCCTGGGCACGCTGGCCATGCTGCGCCACCCGGACCAGCTCGACCTGGTGCGTGCCGATCCGGACAGGGTCGAGGGCATGGTCGAGGAGCTGCTGCGCTGGCTGACGATCATCCACCAGGGCGCCGCCAAGGTCGCCTCGGCCGACACCGAGATCGCGGGCGTGCCGATCGCGAAGGGCGACGTGGTGGTGGTCTCGCTCCCGGCCGCCAACCGTGACCCGGCGCTGGCCGAGGACCCCGACCGCTTCGACATCCAGCGGCCCGACATGCCCCATGTCGCCTTTGGCTACGGCGCGCACCACTGCATCGGCGCGCCACTGGCCCGGATGGAGATGCGAATCGCCTTCTCCGCCCTGTTCGACCGGTTCCCCGGGCTGCGCGAGGCCGGGGAGCCGGAGTTCCGTTCGTTCAATGTGGTGTACGGCCTGACGTCCTTCCCGGTCGCCTGGTGA
- a CDS encoding dihydrolipoyl dehydrogenase family protein: MDTTDNTLHADLLVVGFGKGGTAVAKKMGRLGKRVVLVEQSERMYGGTCPNVGCVPTKALVHHAGKRRDSDPAQEWYERSVEEVQALTALFRSGNYEAMNGTETVTVVTGRAVFVDPHTVGVDAGGERLTISAETILIDTGAETIIPDTPGLRESKHTLTSTGLIETTLLPERLAIVGGGYIGIEFASIYRRFGSRVTVFEASSRILGREDDEAAAVAESILTGDGIEIVKGAHVTEVRDGETGATVVYEQDGRRHTLEADIILAATGRAPATRGLGLDAAGVRTTEHGAVEVDERLRTSQPHIYALGDVRGGPQHTYLSLDDSRVVLDQLLGEGRRSVSDRVAVPRTLFMTPPLATVGLTEREARAAGHRVRIASEPVAEIVAMPRAYIVEETRGFMKFVIDVETDEILGAVLLSVDAQELINTVALAMRHGVKAAELRDAVYNHPTSTEAFNEVLATIVRTDEPLERSSNGGSAPC, translated from the coding sequence ATGGACACCACGGACAACACTCTTCACGCCGATCTTCTCGTTGTCGGGTTCGGCAAGGGCGGCACGGCCGTCGCGAAGAAGATGGGTCGCCTCGGCAAGCGCGTGGTGCTCGTCGAGCAGTCGGAGCGGATGTACGGAGGCACCTGCCCCAACGTCGGCTGTGTGCCGACGAAGGCGCTGGTCCACCACGCCGGCAAGCGCCGGGACAGTGACCCGGCGCAGGAGTGGTACGAGCGCTCCGTCGAAGAGGTGCAGGCGCTCACCGCCCTGTTCCGCAGCGGCAACTACGAGGCGATGAACGGCACCGAGACCGTGACGGTCGTCACCGGCCGGGCCGTTTTCGTCGACCCGCACACCGTCGGTGTCGACGCGGGCGGCGAACGTCTCACGATCTCCGCCGAGACCATCCTGATCGACACGGGCGCTGAAACGATCATCCCAGACACTCCCGGCCTGAGGGAGAGCAAACACACCCTGACCAGCACCGGTCTGATCGAGACGACGCTCCTGCCCGAACGGCTCGCGATCGTGGGCGGCGGATACATCGGCATCGAGTTCGCCTCCATCTACCGCCGGTTCGGCTCGCGGGTCACCGTGTTCGAAGCCTCTTCGAGGATTCTGGGCCGTGAGGACGACGAGGCCGCCGCCGTCGCCGAGAGCATCCTCACGGGCGACGGCATCGAGATCGTCAAGGGCGCGCACGTCACGGAGGTTCGCGACGGTGAGACCGGCGCGACCGTCGTCTACGAGCAGGACGGACGGCGGCACACCCTCGAAGCCGACATCATCCTCGCCGCCACCGGTCGCGCGCCGGCCACCCGCGGCCTCGGGCTGGACGCCGCCGGCGTCCGCACCACCGAACACGGGGCGGTCGAGGTCGACGAGCGTCTGCGCACGAGCCAGCCGCACATCTACGCTCTCGGCGACGTCCGCGGCGGGCCGCAGCACACCTACCTCTCCCTCGACGACAGCCGCGTCGTCCTCGACCAGCTCCTCGGTGAGGGCCGGCGCTCGGTGTCGGACCGTGTCGCGGTTCCCCGCACCCTGTTCATGACCCCGCCGCTCGCGACCGTCGGTCTCACCGAGAGGGAGGCCAGAGCGGCGGGCCACCGGGTGAGGATCGCGAGCGAACCCGTCGCCGAGATCGTGGCGATGCCTCGCGCGTACATCGTCGAGGAGACCCGCGGATTCATGAAGTTCGTGATCGACGTCGAGACGGACGAGATCCTCGGAGCCGTCCTGCTGAGCGTCGACGCGCAGGAACTCATCAACACCGTCGCGCTCGCCATGCGGCACGGCGTCAAGGCGGCGGAACTCCGCGACGCCGTCTACAACCACCCCACCTCGACCGAGGCGTTCAACGAGGTGCTCGCCACCATCGTGCGCACCGACGAGCCACTCGAACGATCTTCCAACGGTGGATCCGCACCCTGCTGA
- a CDS encoding AraC family transcriptional regulator, protein MVSIAPVSICKIELTRRINLIFPRERLIMDSVSHLVRLARAQATLDRRCLLAGATLMDMPAQGEGKAPFHVLLDGACTLELPDRRVELRPGDVALLPRGTPHRVRTTGSGRTQGVVETLGGAFSTVRSRTGEGVIDLFCGYYSFGPGAGAMLFRSLPDPLRVSFAESGEVEEIVRMLSAIMRREARNDGPGTAAILSALCDALLAMVLRKSSGRLAETALWTAAHDERIRAVIDEVLRDPGADWPIARLTRVAAMSRATFIRHFSRDTGMTVGAFLTHIRLMTAAELLVDTDRTIASVAADVGYRSESAFSRAFRLATGSTPARFRRNLRHAA, encoded by the coding sequence GTGGTGTCCATAGCTCCAGTTTCAATATGTAAAATTGAGCTCACAAGGCGTATTAATCTCATTTTTCCTCGCGAGCGTCTCATCATGGATTCAGTCAGTCACCTGGTCCGCCTGGCGAGAGCGCAGGCGACCCTGGACAGGCGCTGCCTTCTGGCCGGCGCGACCCTCATGGATATGCCCGCGCAGGGCGAGGGCAAGGCCCCTTTCCACGTCCTGCTCGACGGCGCGTGCACGCTCGAGCTTCCCGATCGGCGTGTCGAGCTCCGGCCGGGCGATGTCGCGCTACTCCCCCGCGGTACACCGCACCGCGTCCGCACCACCGGCTCCGGGCGCACACAAGGGGTGGTCGAAACTCTCGGTGGCGCATTCTCCACCGTCCGTAGCCGAACGGGTGAGGGCGTGATCGACCTCTTCTGCGGGTACTACTCGTTCGGTCCCGGCGCGGGAGCCATGCTCTTTCGGAGTCTTCCCGACCCCTTGCGGGTGTCCTTCGCGGAATCCGGCGAGGTGGAGGAAATCGTCCGGATGCTGAGCGCGATCATGCGACGGGAGGCGCGGAACGACGGACCCGGCACCGCAGCCATCCTCTCGGCCCTCTGCGACGCGCTGCTCGCGATGGTGCTGCGGAAATCGAGCGGGCGACTCGCCGAGACAGCGCTGTGGACCGCCGCCCACGACGAGCGGATCCGTGCCGTCATCGACGAGGTGCTTCGAGATCCCGGCGCCGACTGGCCGATCGCCCGCCTGACGCGAGTGGCGGCGATGTCCCGGGCCACGTTCATCCGGCACTTTTCCCGCGACACCGGAATGACCGTCGGCGCGTTCCTCACGCACATCAGGTTGATGACCGCGGCCGAACTGCTCGTCGACACCGACCGCACGATCGCCTCGGTCGCCGCCGACGTCGGGTACCGTTCCGAGTCCGCGTTCAGCCGGGCGTTCCGCCTGGCGACCGGATCGACGCCGGCACGGTTCCGCCGGAACCTCCGACACGCCGCGTGA